One window from the genome of Saimiri boliviensis isolate mSaiBol1 chromosome 2, mSaiBol1.pri, whole genome shotgun sequence encodes:
- the ZFP36L1 gene encoding mRNA decay activator protein ZFP36L1 translates to MTTTLVSATIFDLSEVLCKGNKMLNYSAPSAGGCLLDRKAVGTPAGGGFPRRHSVTLPSSKFHQNQLLSSLKGEPAPALSSRDSRFRDRSFSEGGERLLPTQKQPGSGQVNSSRYKTELCRPFEENGACKYGDKCQFAHGIHELRSLTRHPKYKTELCRTFHTIGFCPYGPRCHFIHNAEERRALAGARDLSADRPRLQHSFSFAGFPSAAATAAATGLLDSPTSITPPPILSADDLLSSPTLPDGTNNPFAFSSQELASLFAPSMGLPGGGSPTTFLFRPMSESPHMFDSPPSPQDSLSDQEGYLSSSSSSHSGSDSPTLDNSRRLPIFSRLSISDD, encoded by the exons ATGACCACCACCCTAGTGTCTGCCACCATCTTCGACTTGAGCGAAGTTTTATGCAAG gGTAACAAGATGCTCAACTACAGTGCACCCAGTGCGGGGGGCTGCCTGCTGGACAGAAAGGCCGTGGGCACCCCTGCCGGTGGGGGCTTCCCTCGGAGGCACTCGGTCACCCTGCCCAGCTCCAAGTTCCACCAGAACCAGCTCCTCAGCAGCCTCAAGGGTGAGCCAGCCCCAGCTCTGAGCTCTCGGGACAGCCGCTTCCGAGACCGCTCCTTCTCGGAAGGGGGCGAGCGGCTGCTCCCTACCCAGAAGCAGCCCGGGAGCGGCCAGGTCAACTCCAGCCGCTACAAGACGGAGCTGTGCCGCCCCTTCGAGGAAAACGGTGCCTGTAAGTACGGGGACAAGTGCCAGTTCGCACACGGCATCCACGAGCTCCGCAGCCTGACCCGCCACCCCAAGTACAAGACGGAGCTGTGCCGCACCTTCCACACCATCGGCTTTTGCCCCTATGGGCCCCGCTGCCACTTCATCCACAACGCAGAAGAGCGCCGTGCCCTGGCCGGGGCCCGGGACCTCTCCGCTGACCGTCCCCGCCTCCAGCATAGCTTTAGCTTTGCTGGGTTTCCCAGTGCCGCTGCCACCGCCGCTGCCACCGGGCTGCTGGACAGCCCCACGTCCAtcaccccaccccccatcctgAGCGCCGATGACCTCCTGAGCTCACCTACCCTGCCCGATGGCACCAATAACCCTTTTGCCTTCTCCAGCCAGGAGCTGGCAAGCCTCTTTGCCCCTAGCATGGGGCTCCCCGGGGGTGGCTCCCCGACCACCTTTCTCTTCCGGCCCATGTCCGAGTCCCCTCACATGTTTGACTCTCCCCCCAGCCCTCAGGATTCTCTCTCGGACCAGGAGGGCTACCTGAGCAGCTCCAGcagcagccacagtggctcagacTCCCCGACCTTGGACAACTCAAGACGCCTGCCCATCTTCAGCAGACTTTCCATCTCAGATGACTAA